The nucleotide window gttgcgcgagacAGCTTGTTTATAATACTACGCCCATAGCGTATAATTAAAGACTACATCTTTCTCTATGAGAACTTTCATAAACTAAGTAATTCTAGTATTTTTTGGTTTGACTAgtggtaacaaaaaataatcttgttCAAGTTATGAAGGTAGTAAGTTATCTATTGAAATGTATGGTCTTACCTCTTTTAGATTTATCATCAGTAATGAATATAGCAAGATTCTAACTTGTATTCTGTTGTATAATTACAGCTCGAGTGGAAGGCACGGCCAAGCAGATTGAAGACTTGGAGAAGGAAGCCGCTGAGAACATGCAGCTCACTAGAGACGCTAAGATGAAGGTATATTACCAACGGTTTAACTATTGGTTTTATCACACTacacaaaaatgtaaaactgATTAGAATGTTGCCGTTGTCGAATATTATGATTAAGGCATTATCCAAAACCATTTACCTccatttctgaggtacatttagcggtagtttatctattcaatagcgtttaaactcatataaaaaacgcgattgaatagataaactaccgctaaatgtactcagaaaccgggcattagtcagGTGCTTAATTCTTCTATTACAATAAGTTGATTTGTGTTCCAGGTTGGTCAAGCGAACACAGACGCCAGGGAGGCTGAGAAGCAGGTGACCAAGGGTCTGGACGACTTGAAGGTCATCATGGAGGAACTGGAGAACTTGCCCACGTTGGACGCGCAAGCTCTTGACAGATTAGGTAAGCAGAAGAAATTACAGCTTCGACAACTCCCCTGCAACGATACAAATTCCTCTGATTATGTACAACTTTGACTCAAATGGGTAGACTAAAAGGGGCAATACGAACCGCAGGTTTCTCTGACCCGAAAACAAGTGAACTGCGTTTAAGAAATCAAAAATctggaaatatttttcatttggtCATCTGAAAAACAAGGCTATCAAAGCGACATCTGTAATTGAAGTTTATAACCTTGTAGCCTTTCAGCACCATAAGCGCCCATTACTGCTTGTGGTTCGGATAAAAGTAGGTACAACAATCACTAGTGAATATACTAGTTTTGTTACTATGCTGTAGATGGCGCTAAACAAAAAATGTCCGTCGTTTACTTATCTGTTTGACAGATGACGCTGTACAAAAGggtgtagtttatttatttgaccgACAGATGGCGAAGAAGTCGTTTTTTGAAAAACCGCTTTTTGTTCTAAAACTTTGATTTCAACAGTGCTATTGTTTGCTCTATTACAGAGGAAAGTTTAGACAAAGCAGAGAAAGATCTCAAGGCGGTGGACTTGGACGGAAAGATCAAGAGTTTGACTGAGGCCAAGAATAATCATCAAaggtacaatattttcaatcattTACTGCTATGAATGTGCAGTGCAGTTAAGAAAGGCAAAGTATATTAATAGTCACATACGACCACTGAGTTTAAATAAGCTCCcgtgttttatttaatagttattaaagGGTTCTTGCGCTGCATATGTTGTCACGGTTCCTAACCGTTTAAGtcccattttattttttctttctacaTTTACTGCACACCAAAAGAAGCGTTATTAATTTGACTGATCAATGATCATAAGTCCAAAACTTACACAAATACGCCTTCGTTTGACTGAGAAACACTGAAAGCTGTTACTAATAAGTGATACTCCAACAGATGGATGAAACAGTACGAGGACGAGCACGATCACTTACGCTTGGAGGTGGACAACATCAAGGACATATTGAACCAGCTGCCGGACGGGTGCTTCAAGCGCATCGTGCTGGAACCGACCGAGGCGCCGCCCAGCAGAGCCAACTTTAGGTAGAGCCCGACACTACATGTTGTAGGGCACTCACTAACTACAAACTCCTACTGAGCCAGCCACTCGACATGCTTCAACTATGCAATTTTATGTTTCTGATAATGTTCAAATGTTTCACCGTTTTTGAATCTTCATAAAGAGTAGATCTGTCTGGTAGTCAGTAGTATGTCGGTGTGTAAGTGTTTGATGAAACTATTGCTAGATTGCTTCAAGAACTATAAGTTTAGCGGCTTTCCTTTGTGTGTGTGCAGTACATAGAGGCTtggagttatgtgtgtatacttgtataatatttacGTCAATCTAAAACACTGTcgacaaaaatgtttgtttgttaccttATTGTACACCTTGTACtgtattcttttatttgctttgttaAATAAGTgctgaaataattaaaagttgatCACAAATACAAGGAATAGATTGGGCATTCTGTTAAGCAAAAGCACTGTATGTCGACAGTCTGTTGTACTGGCACGGCAGTGTAATGCCCTGGACTGACGTCATAGAGTTATGCTCGATCCAGCCTCTATCTTCAAATTACGATCATGTTGTTGAAAGAATAAACTCAGATCTGATAGTGTCATATTATAGTATGTTGTGTTGAGACGTAGTGCCCTGCAACGACGGAATAAATAAGTGCCTTATGTTACtatagttatataataaatgttaaatataaaacaagtatGTCTATCTCGTATGAGCATTGAGCATGAATGAATGAGTCGAATGTACCATGAATCAACAATATTgaagtacattatattattataatatacacaaGTAAAGTGTACATTGTTTGATGCGATGTTGTTATCTACTAGATATCTACAAACTGCATTTACGACGAGCATTTCCCAACTTAGATTTATTCAAAATACGATAATGAGgcttttcaaataaatgttgtgCCATAACACATTATATTCGGTACATTGTAAATATACGTGTGTTTCATAAGTTTCATGAAATTCTGCTTTTTATATTCCCTTTTGATGTTCGCCAAAGAATTGACGATTATGTGTGTtatcttagatattttttactataatttttatatttcttttactgaaagaataattttgtgagtaatataatttgtattgtagcttatttatttgtaataaaacatggaCACgagttatgtattttatttgttttattaagttgtCATTGGAAGTAAgtatgatttatataaatagtgtaAAGAGCGCGCATGTTCTAGTGACATAGAAGACACGTTATTCTCTCTGCTTACCTTAGTTCTATGTTGTGTGTTAGATCTGTACATAGATTATAGGTTTTTGCTTTTGTATTTCCTTGTTGAACACTGGGTTCAGCACAAATTTAGAATTCATGTCAAGATCTGGAGGCACCGGAGTGTCCTCGCCACGACGAGCCAAGCGAAGCGCAAGGGCACCTATATTGTATTGAAGAGTCGTATTTTCGAAATACGTGATTTATAATGTGTCAGCCGCACATAAAGAGTTTACAAATTCTATACTTTCGACAAAACGCATCAAGTATTTCGCCGCCATTTAAGTGTTAATCTAGGCCCTATACATTTAGGGTTAGACATGTAGAGTAGGGAGCTTGGCTTAACATGAGATCTGACTACTTATTTTACAGTGCTCCATGTGGGGTTGATATATCAGCAGGATAGTCATGGGATGACAATTTAGAACTATCCTGATAAAATAGAGATAGTTTCATGATATTAGATAATTAACTATGAAGATAGTCTTggagatatattttatttaaaagagtgACTAAGTacttcttgccagctcttctcattgtcTCCCCTCCCGATTTGGTGACTTAACTAATagtatcttaataataaaaagttcaagtattttgaactaaatgatgatgatgttgcTGGTGTTGCACACACTGCCTGGTGACCTGTAGCAGGCTGCTGAGTCTTTTACAGTGGTTCCTTTATCGGTACCTGTTGGTAGTGAAAGGGTAGGTCCTTGGGGTGGCATGAGACCGTAAGGTTGTGTACCGTGTCAGTACACTGTTAGGGTCTCACGATATCTACGATACCAATATCCCTGATTATGAATAACTTTGATGAATGTCTAGACTCAAATGACTGGAAGGTAATAGGGAATACGACAATCCCTGACCAAGAAACAAGTAAACCGCACTTGGGAGTTAAAATAATCCtgtaattaagatattattcaCCCTGATCATTGAGAACACAAGGCTATCAAAGCGATATGCGCAATTTAAGTTTATAACTTGTAGCCTTTCAGCGTCTCATAGCTGTTTGTGGTTCGGATAAAGGCAGGTACAGCTACTACTAGGACACATCTCAGTCTCATGTGTGTGCTGTAGATAGcgctaaataaaaaatgccaATACTCTACTAATGTGTCCCATAGACTTCACTGTAAACAAATGTGGTcgtttttgaaaaatgttatatttgaatGAAACATGGCTTGtggatttttatttaagtaaaacgtTTGGACAACGCAGAAAAGGATCTCACAGAGGAGGAGTTGGATAGAATACTTAATCAAGAGTTTGACTGAGGCCATGCCATGCGAAAAGTCAAAGAGTAAAACATAGACGTTCTGTTCGCATGTTAGTAATATCTGTAAGAAATAGTGCTTCTGGTCATTCATGCCTTTCTTACAACGAGGAAATTAATGTTCCAGGTTGGTCAAGTGAACAGGGATGCTACGGAGGCTGAGTAGCAGGTTACCAAGAGTCTggacataatttgtagcaaattgttTTGCCTATACatgtgttttatatatttttatacaattagcGATATCTaagacgtatgtatgtatgtcggACGTCACGCCCTTCGTCGCCGCCATATAGTGTTCGTCGTCGCTAGGCGCGGCCGCTGCCGTGTACTAACTAAGTGCCTAGTTCATGTCAATACGCCGGTATCCAATCATTTCCTACGCTTTTCCATATCCACCCACCTTACCATCGAAATTTCTGCTTTTAGTGCTTCATATTATTGTACAGCAGGACCATGTTACTATAGTATTATTGGCTCATCACGTGTTGACATGATGAgccttacaaaaatatagaaaaaagaTGCAAAACCTCTTCAACCTGGAAAGAACATTAGGAACCTGAAATACAAGAAAAGTATTAAAGAATGTCGGAATGTTCTACCTCTACCACCATACCGTAACAAGGACACGCTCGGGTAGTCATTCTGCTGCGAAGAATCTTAACACCGCCTTTTAATTTTACCATTTTGTAGCACTAGTGCCATCTTTTGTACCAAAGATGATCCTACCTAGCATCTCTGCTACTGGGCGGACGGCGCACGCGTCGTTGCCGCACCGTTTGATGTACTTCATACTTCGATCATTTGATCTATCCCGCCAGTGCCGCCCGAACTTGTGACTGGACACACATATCGGTGCATTCCGCGcactaaaaactaataatttaagttaCCATTAGCCATTGCGCATAAAGGACGCTTATTTATCGTTGTTATTTGAgtttttagtataattaaatagtaatagtagcctactgttttgtgtatttcatacatttcaatgATAAGTGTTTACCTACTGCGATACCCACCCGCCATAGTGTTATTGATGGTTTATCATTATTAGGTAGTGAGAGTTTGTGTTGTTTCCGCGGTGCCTAATACCCatcatataggtatattatgttcCCTGGATTCGACTGGAGATTTGTTATTAGCGAGGGTACGCGCTTAGAACTTTGTATCCGTCAAGCTGGCGATCACATTCAACACGAACAAATGTAAACATTGTGCATCGGTTTCCAAGATAAACTGTGCTCGTAGTGATAAGTGATTAGTGTTGATTAATAAGTAACAATATCTTAGTGGTAAGTAGGCAGTAGGTAGGGACTTTGAGGGTCATCATGGAGGAACTGGAGAACTTGCCCACGTTGGACGCACAAGCTCTTGACAGATGAGGTGAGCAGTAGAAATTGCAGCTTCGACAACTAATGTTGAAGCAGTCATTTTGTTGTTCTTTCTAGAATTGCGCATCTTTCTCTTCCGTTTCAACATATGTATTTACACAGATGCTCTTGGGCACACAGGTTCTATAATGTTCCTGACCCGACAACTAGTGAACAGTGCTTAAAAGTGATAAAATCAGGAAATTAAGGTATTTTTCGTTTGGTCGTCAGGAACACAAGTCTATCAAAGCGACATCTGTTATTAAGGTTTATAACCTTTCAGCCATTCAGTACCATAAGCGCCTACTTTAGTTTGTGGTTCGGATAAAAGTAAGTACAGCAGTAACTAGATCACATCTTAGTTTTGTAAGTATGTTGTAGATGGcgctaaacaaaaaatattgtagtttacTTATCTGTTTAATAGATGGTGCTGTACAAACATGCTGTAGTTTATTTTCCGGCCGACCGATGGCGCTGTAGTAGTTTtttgaaaaactgttttttcttCTGAAGCTTTAATTTTAACAGCTCTGTTTTTCGTTCTTTCACAGAGGAAAGCTTGGACAAAACAGAGAAAGATCTCAGAGCGGTCGACTTTGACAGAAATATCAGGAGTCTGACTGACGCCAAGAATAATCATCAAaggtacaatattttcaatcattCACTGCTAAGAATGTGTAGTTTAGTTGAGAAAGACAAAGTATATTGATAGTCACATACAATcactaaatttaaataagctcccttgttttatttaatagttatgtAAGGGTTCTTGCGCTGCATATGTTGTCACGGTTTCTAACCGCTTATGtcccattttattttttctttctacaTTTACTGCATACCAAGATTAgcattacaaattttaatgatcatAAGTCCAAAACTTACACAAATACGCCTTCGTTTGACTGAGAAACACTGAAAGCTGTTACTAATATGTGATACTCCAACAGATGGATGAAACAGTACGAGGACGAGCACGATCACTTACGCTTGGAGGTGGACAACATCAAGGACATATTGAACCAGCTGCCGGACGGGTGCTTCAAGCGCATCGTGCTGGAACCGACCGAGGCGCCGCCCAGCAGAGCCAACTTTAGGTAGAGCCCGACACTACATGTTGTAGGGCACTCACTAACTACAAACACCTACTGAGCCAGCCACTCAACATGCTTCAACTATGCAATTTTATGTTTCTGATAATGTTCAAATGTTTCACCGTTTTTGAATCTTCATAAAGAGTAGATCTGTCTGGTAGTCAGTAGTATGTCGGTGTGTAAGTGTTTGATGAAACTATTGCTAGATCGCTTCAAGAACTATAAGTTTAGCGGCTTTCCTTTGTGTGTGTGCAGTACATAGAGGCTTGGTGTTATGTGTGTatacttgtataataattaCGTCAATCTAAAACACTGTcgacaaaaatgtttgtttgttacattattGTACACCTTGTACtgtattcttttatttgctttgttaaataagtgttgaaataattaaaagttgatCACAAATACAAGGAATAGATTGGGCATTCTGTTAAGCAAAAGCACTGTATGTCGACAGTCTGTTGTACTGGCACGGCAGTGTAATGCCCTGGACTGACGTCATAGAGTTATGCTCGATCCAGCCTCTATCTTCAAATTACGATCATGTTGTCGAAGGAATAAACTCAGATCTGATAGTgtcatatgtatgtatgttgtgtTGAGACGTAGTGCCCTGCAACGACGGAATAAATAAGTGCCTTATGTTACtatagttatataataaatgttaaatataaaacaagtatGTCTATCTCGTATGAGCATTGAGCATGAATGAATGAGTCGAATGTACCATGAATCAACAATATTgaagtacattatattattataatatacacaaGTAAAGTGTACATTGTTTGATGCGATGttgttatcttatcttatcttatcttaggggtgggggtgccagttaatgcctggctgacacttcgaccattcctgatcctttgtgtcaccccctcctttgctactctagacgttggggggcagggcaaaacttatcagttttgctatgcaccccaccggaagcagcctgtagtcttctggtttagggtaaccgcatcctagaagatccattcttttccttcctaaagcatcacactcgcacagtatgtgtttcatggtttctgcttcttcattgcagtgcctgcatttggggtcatctatggctcctattttgtttaacatgtagttcgtgccgtagtgtcctgtgaaagcaccaagtattttcttgatgctgtctttgctgaggtttattaggttattactccagcttttgttgttATCTACTAGATATCTACAAACTGCATTTACGACGAGCATTTCCCAACTTAGATTTATTCAAAATACGATCATGAGgcttttcaaataaatgttgtgCCATAACACATTATATTCGGTACATTGTAAATATACGTGTGTTTCATAAGTTTCATGAAATTCTGCTTTTTATATTCCCTTTTGATGTTCGCCAAAGAATTGACGATTATGTGTGTtatcttagatattttttactataatttttatatttcttttactgaaagaataattttgtgagtaatataatttgtattgtagcttatttatttgtaataaaacatggaCACgagttatgtattttatttgttttattaagttgtCATTGGAAGTAAgtatgatttatataaatagtgtaAAGAGCGCGCATGTTCTAGTGACATAGAAGACACGTTATTCTCTCTGCTTACCTTAGTTCTATGTCGTGTGTTAGATCTGTACATAGATTATAGGTTTTTGCTTTTGTATTTCCTTGTTGAACACTGGGTTCAGCACAAATTTAGAATTCATGTCAAGATCTGGAGGCACCGGAGTGGTCTCGCCACGACGAGCCAAGCGAAGCGCAAAGGCACCTATATTGTATTGAAGAGTCGTATTTTCGAAATACGTGATTTATAATGTGTCAGCCGCACATAAAGAGTTTACAAATTCTATACTTTCGTCAAAATGCAACAAGTATTTAGTCACCATTTAAGTATAGTATCTAGGCCCTATGCGTTTAAGGTTAGATATGTATAGTAGGGAGCTTAGCTTAACATGTGATCtgactacatttttttacagtacGAGCTACATTATAGTTTACACTAAAATAAAGCCTAACTAAAAGTACCTATGTCTGACGCAGCAGTTTCATGTCATAGgtaagtgttattttattattaaaacaacatttctaGTCATAACATAAcggtttgtataattttattgtgaaggTTGCAGAGCATCACACTCCGCCAGCGATCGCGCTAATGAAGCCAGGGACAGAGACTCCAAACCGTGTTTAcagttaatatattatagtcctaaaataaagatattttttacatcgAAACCACAAGGCTATCAAGGCTACATTTGCACATAACAGTTTTATGAATGTGATGTAGTTGGCGCTAAATAGAGAACGGCgatagggtcagcgcagaccgagaggagcgcagcggagaggattatTTTAACCCACTTGAAAATgaactttaaaaattattaaaataaagtgcataagtgcttgaacctgacaaaaaatgctcgcgcgtcctcgaggatgcgcgggtatctcCGCGCGGCATCGCGTCGCCgccggcatcgtacgaaaaatttcaatgttgttactgagtttaaagtgggagaacgtcatttttattcttcttcagcaaaagagcaattataatcatggcccagtccacCATCGTTGATGAATTTTCACGATAAACTGGCCCGTTTTTgtagaatggtaacctagaacgctctcctcgcgcaggctcgagcagtcgcgagcatgctcgagcatccgcgagccgtaaagaaaatgctcgagaccgcacgaggattattccggtctgtctgcgctgggccttattccgctctgtctgcgctgggccatACTCTACTTAATGTGTCCGATAGATTGCATTGTACATAAATGTTTATCAATTTGACCAATACATGGTGTTGCAGATGATTTTGAAAAGAATTACATTCGgataaaactttgtacaaaacaTGGCTTTTGCTagttttattacagaaaaacGTTTGGTCAAAGCGGAATATTATCTCATAGAGGTGGACTTGGATAGAAAAATCAAGAGTTTGACTGAGACCATTCTATATCTTAAACATAGACGATGCGGAAAGTCAAAGAGCAAAACATAGACGCTCTGGAGATGTGATGCTTGAGACACAATACATGTTAGTAATATCTGTAAGAAATAGTCCTTCTGCTCATTCATGCCTTTCTTACAATGAGTAAATGGATGTTCCAGTTTGGTCAAGTGAACAGGGATGCTACGGAGGCTGAGTAGCAGGTTACCAAGAGTCTGGACGACTTGAAGGTCGTCATGGAGGACCTGGAGGACTTGCTAACGTTCGACGCACAAGCTCTTGACAGGTTaggaaacatattttagttCAAGTCTCCAAGTCAAGTGGCAAGGTCGAGAACGAATGTAGTCcgttgaaatgttacatgagctTAGAATATTTACGACAACGCAATTTTACGTTTGGGGCCTGTGTGAGAGGTGAATAAAAGTTTAACGCCGCCATTTCCAAAATACGCGTGAATACGCTTTTTTCGATATTTCGGAAACTAAGTATGCGTCttggaaaaaaaattaaagaaaattaaaaaaaaacataatttgtagcaaattgttTCGCTTATAcatatgtttgatatatttatatacaattagCGATATCTAAGACGCATGATTGTATGTCGGACGTCACGCCCTTCGTCGCCGCCAAAGAGTGTTCGTCGTCGCTAGGCGCGGCCGCTGCCGTGTACTAACTAAGTACCTAGTTCACGTCAACACGCCGGTATCCAATCATTTCCTACGCTCTTCCATATCTCTACCCACCTTACCATCGAAATTTCTGGTTAAAGCGTATCATTTTATGTATAGCAGGACCATGTAACTATAGTATTATTGGCTCATCACATGATGAGCCTTCCAAAAATTTAGAATAAGGAAGGCAAACCTCTTCAACCTGGAAAGAACATTAGGAACCTGAAATACAAGAAAAGTATTAAAGAATGTCGGAATGTTCCACCTCTCCCACCATACCGCAACAAGGACACGCTCGGGTAGTCATTCTGCtgcggagaatcttaacaccgccttttaattttactattttgtagTACTAGTGCCATCTTTTATACCAAAGATGATCCTACCTAGCGTCTCTGCTACTGGGTGGACGGCTCACGCGACGTCGCCGCACCGTTTGATGTGCTTCGATCATTTGATCTATAGATC belongs to Anticarsia gemmatalis isolate Benzon Research Colony breed Stoneville strain chromosome Z, ilAntGemm2 primary, whole genome shotgun sequence and includes:
- the LOC142986735 gene encoding uncharacterized protein LOC142986735 → MFPGFDWRFVISEEESLDKTEKDLRAVDFDRNIRSLTDAKNNHQRWMKQYEDEHDHLRLEVDNIKDILNQLPDGCFKRIVLEPTEAPPSRANFR